A window of the Sporohalobacter salinus genome harbors these coding sequences:
- a CDS encoding MetS family NSS transporter small subunit, translated as MSSSAIMMLIFAIVVLGGGLGVCLNIAFKNK; from the coding sequence ATGTCGAGTAGTGCTATTATGATGTTAATTTTTGCAATAGTTGTTTTAGGTGGCGGTTTAGGTGTATGTTTAAATATTGCTTTTAAGAATAAATAA
- a CDS encoding MetS family NSS transporter small subunit, with protein MSSSAIMMLLFAILVLGGGLGICLNIALKKK; from the coding sequence ATGTCTAGTAGTGCAATTATGATGTTACTTTTTGCTATATTAGTTTTAGGTGGTGGCTTAGGTATTTGTCTTAATATTGCGCTTAAAAAGAAATAA
- a CDS encoding sodium-dependent transporter gives MANESENAEWGSRLGFILAAIGSAVGLGNIWRFSYMVYDNGGGAFLIPYFFALLTAGIPILIMEFSFGHKMNGSAPFSFAKMGKEWEWLGWWPALVSFVITTYYAVIIGWSINYIFYSFGTVWGSNPEKFFYNNHLGLTSGIKKIGGFNWTILAGVIVVWLVNYIILYNGIEKGIEKAAKLFMPLLGAFMLIITIRGITLPGAIEGLNKFLEPDFNALLNFKVWLAAYGQVFFTLSVGFAIMITYSSYLPEDSDLANNAFITALSNCGFSLIVGIGVFGILGYMAARTGQPISEVVTQGIGLAFIAFPKAINLLPAFKSVFAIIFFLGLTIAGFSSSISLLEAFIAPVKDKFGFSRKKSVTIVCAIGFALSLLYVTGAGLYFLDIVDHFVNQFGIALVGLIECLILGWIYKADKLKSHVNSVSDFSIGTWWTAMIKYVTPICLGIAFIKNTISELTTPYGGYAVSALIKYGWGTAAAMLIIGIILKFVPWWGAKSEELITEEIKS, from the coding sequence GTGGCAAATGAATCTGAGAATGCTGAATGGGGTTCAAGATTAGGTTTTATCTTAGCAGCAATTGGTTCAGCGGTAGGTTTAGGTAATATTTGGCGGTTTAGTTATATGGTTTATGATAATGGCGGTGGAGCCTTCTTAATTCCTTACTTTTTTGCATTATTAACAGCAGGAATTCCGATTTTAATTATGGAATTTAGTTTTGGACATAAAATGAATGGTTCAGCTCCATTCTCTTTTGCTAAAATGGGCAAGGAATGGGAATGGTTAGGTTGGTGGCCGGCATTAGTTTCTTTTGTTATAACTACCTATTATGCAGTTATTATAGGGTGGAGCATAAACTATATTTTCTATTCCTTTGGAACGGTTTGGGGGAGCAATCCAGAAAAGTTCTTTTATAATAATCACCTTGGTTTAACTTCTGGAATTAAAAAAATTGGTGGTTTTAATTGGACGATTTTAGCTGGAGTAATTGTTGTTTGGTTAGTTAATTACATAATTTTATATAATGGGATTGAAAAGGGAATTGAGAAAGCAGCAAAATTATTTATGCCTTTGTTAGGAGCATTTATGTTGATTATTACAATTCGTGGTATTACATTACCTGGAGCAATAGAGGGATTAAATAAATTTTTGGAGCCAGATTTCAATGCGTTATTAAATTTTAAAGTCTGGCTAGCAGCCTATGGACAGGTGTTTTTTACTTTAAGTGTTGGATTTGCAATTATGATAACTTACTCTAGTTATTTACCAGAAGATTCTGATTTAGCAAATAATGCTTTCATTACTGCTTTATCTAACTGTGGTTTTAGTTTAATTGTTGGTATTGGGGTTTTTGGAATTTTAGGTTATATGGCAGCTCGGACGGGACAACCAATTTCTGAGGTTGTAACTCAAGGTATTGGGTTAGCTTTTATTGCTTTTCCTAAGGCTATTAATTTACTACCAGCTTTTAAGAGCGTTTTTGCTATAATCTTCTTTTTAGGATTAACGATAGCTGGATTTTCTTCTAGTATTTCGCTTTTGGAAGCCTTTATAGCTCCAGTTAAAGATAAGTTTGGATTCAGTCGTAAGAAATCAGTAACTATTGTTTGTGCAATTGGCTTTGCACTTAGTTTATTATACGTTACTGGAGCAGGACTTTATTTTCTTGATATTGTAGATCACTTTGTTAATCAATTCGGAATTGCTTTAGTAGGGTTAATTGAATGTCTAATCTTAGGTTGGATTTATAAAGCAGATAAACTAAAGTCTCATGTTAATTCAGTTTCTGATTTTTCAATTGGAACTTGGTGGACAGCTATGATTAAGTATGTAACTCCAATTTGTTTAGGTATTGCGTTTATTAAAAATACTATATCAGAACTTACTACTCCTTATGGTGGTTATGCAGTAAGTGCTTTAATTAAGTATGGGTGGGGGACAGCAGCAGCTATGTTGATTATAGGAATTATTCTCAAATTTGTGCCTTGGTGGGGAGCTAAGTCGGAAGAACTGATTACTGAGGAGATTAAGTCTTAA
- a CDS encoding sodium-dependent transporter — translation MANESNSTQWGSRLGFILAAIGSAVGLGNIWRFSYMTYENGGGAFLIPYFFALLTAGIPILILEFGFGHKMRGSAPFSFAKMGKKWEWLGWWPVLVSFAIATYYAVIIGWSLNYIIYAFGRTWGSGTESFFFSNHLQITEGISQIGGINMTALIGLLVVWAVNYIILYNGIEEGIEKAAKVFMPLLAVFMLIITVRGITLPGAMAGINKFLEPDFSALLNVKVWLAAYGQIFFTLSVGFAIMITYSSYLPEDSDIVNNAFITALSNCGFSFIVGIGVFGILGYMAAQTGQPISEVVTSGIGLAFIAFPKAINMLPAFQSLFAIIFFLALSIAGFSSMVSITEAVIAAVRDKFDIARKKAVTYVCVAALAVGLIFTTGAGLYFLDIIDHFVNQFGIAAVGLVECLIIGWVYKPSKIREHVNPLSDFEIGVWWDIMIKYVTPICLGISFIQNTIKEFAAPYGGYPMGALIKYGWLAAAAALIGGFILSFRPWKGKKADELLTNEEVV, via the coding sequence ATGGCAAATGAATCTAATAGTACTCAATGGGGTTCAAGATTAGGTTTTATCTTAGCAGCAATTGGTTCAGCAGTAGGTTTAGGTAATATCTGGCGTTTTAGTTATATGACTTATGAAAATGGGGGCGGAGCTTTCTTAATTCCTTACTTCTTTGCACTATTGACAGCAGGAATTCCAATTTTAATTTTAGAATTTGGTTTTGGGCATAAGATGCGAGGTTCAGCTCCATTCTCTTTTGCTAAGATGGGGAAGAAATGGGAATGGTTAGGTTGGTGGCCGGTATTAGTATCTTTTGCAATTGCCACATATTATGCAGTGATTATTGGTTGGAGCTTGAATTATATAATTTATGCTTTCGGCAGAACTTGGGGGAGTGGGACAGAATCCTTCTTCTTTAGTAATCACTTGCAGATAACCGAAGGTATTTCTCAGATTGGCGGTATTAATATGACAGCTTTAATTGGATTATTAGTAGTTTGGGCTGTTAATTACATTATTTTATATAACGGAATTGAAGAAGGAATTGAAAAGGCAGCAAAGGTTTTTATGCCTTTATTAGCAGTATTTATGCTTATTATTACAGTTAGAGGAATTACACTTCCTGGTGCTATGGCTGGAATTAATAAGTTTTTAGAACCAGATTTTAGTGCCTTATTAAATGTTAAAGTCTGGCTAGCAGCTTATGGACAGATCTTCTTTACGTTAAGCGTTGGTTTTGCGATTATGATAACTTATTCAAGTTATCTGCCTGAAGATTCAGATATAGTTAATAATGCTTTTATTACTGCTTTATCTAATTGTGGTTTCAGTTTCATTGTTGGGATTGGAGTTTTTGGAATTTTAGGTTATATGGCAGCTCAGACAGGACAGCCGATTTCAGAAGTAGTAACTAGCGGCATTGGTTTGGCCTTTATTGCTTTTCCAAAGGCTATAAATATGCTGCCAGCTTTTCAGTCTCTATTTGCGATTATTTTCTTTTTAGCTTTATCAATTGCCGGATTTTCTTCTATGGTTTCTATTACTGAGGCGGTTATTGCGGCTGTTAGAGATAAATTTGATATTGCTAGAAAGAAAGCGGTAACTTATGTTTGTGTTGCTGCTTTAGCTGTTGGGTTAATTTTTACTACTGGAGCAGGACTTTACTTTTTAGATATTATAGATCATTTTGTTAATCAGTTTGGTATTGCTGCTGTTGGTTTAGTCGAATGTTTAATTATTGGTTGGGTTTATAAGCCAAGTAAGATTCGAGAACATGTTAATCCTTTATCTGATTTCGAAATTGGAGTTTGGTGGGATATTATGATTAAGTATGTAACTCCAATTTGTTTAGGTATTAGCTTTATTCAGAATACAATTAAAGAATTTGCTGCGCCATATGGTGGTTATCCAATGGGAGCTTTAATTAAGTACGGTTGGTTAGCAGCTGCTGCAGCATTAATTGGAGGGTTTATTTTAAGCTTTCGCCCATGGAAAGGAAAGAAAGCAGATGAACTACTAACAAACGAGGAGGTAGTTTAA
- a CDS encoding radical SAM protein, translating into MDLNHVFGPVPSRRLGVSLGIDLLSNKICTFDCVYCECGVTTELTSERKEYISTKEVIKELDHFLQTEPELDYITFSGSGEPTLHNKIGKIVSFLKNNYPDYKLALLTNGSFFAEQGLLDEISEIDLIVPSLDAVSEDTFEEINRPCTALSIDDIINGLINLSKNYEGEIWLEIFILSGVNDTKKEIEAFKEVIERVNPQRVQLNTLDRPGAEDWIESVVEERLKQIAADLGDKVEIIASFKPRKEIKSFNQELKNEIIDLLKKRPCTNQDLAEILSIHANEVSKYIQTLLDDEIIEKQDGKRGIFYIVKEK; encoded by the coding sequence ATGGATTTAAATCATGTATTTGGTCCTGTACCTTCCAGAAGATTAGGAGTATCTTTAGGAATAGATTTACTTTCCAATAAGATTTGTACTTTTGATTGTGTATACTGTGAATGTGGAGTTACAACGGAACTTACTTCAGAGAGAAAAGAATATATTTCTACTAAAGAAGTAATTAAAGAATTAGATCATTTTCTCCAGACAGAACCTGAACTTGATTATATTACATTTTCTGGTTCTGGAGAACCTACTTTGCATAATAAAATAGGAAAAATAGTTAGTTTTTTAAAAAATAATTATCCAGATTATAAACTTGCTTTATTAACTAATGGTAGTTTTTTTGCTGAACAAGGATTATTAGATGAGATAAGCGAGATTGATTTAATAGTTCCATCTTTAGATGCTGTTTCAGAAGATACTTTTGAAGAAATTAATCGTCCCTGTACTGCTTTGAGTATTGATGACATTATTAATGGCTTAATAAATTTAAGTAAAAATTATGAAGGGGAAATTTGGTTAGAGATATTTATTCTTTCTGGAGTTAATGATACTAAGAAGGAAATTGAAGCATTTAAAGAAGTAATTGAAAGAGTTAATCCCCAACGAGTACAGTTAAATACTTTAGATAGACCAGGAGCTGAAGATTGGATAGAATCAGTAGTTGAGGAAAGGTTAAAGCAGATTGCTGCAGATTTAGGGGATAAAGTAGAGATAATAGCTAGTTTTAAACCAAGAAAAGAGATTAAGAGTTTTAACCAAGAATTAAAGAATGAAATAATAGACTTATTAAAGAAAAGACCGTGTACCAATCAGGATTTAGCTGAGATATTGAGTATTCATGCTAATGAAGTTAGCAAGTATATTCAAACTTTGCTGGATGATGAGATTATCGAAAAGCAAGATGGGAAACGGGGTATCTTCTATATTGTTAAGGAAAAGTAA
- a CDS encoding 2-oxoacid:acceptor oxidoreductase family protein, giving the protein METEEMILAGFGGQGVMLMGKLLCHAGMKENKEVSWMPSYGPEMRGGTANCTVIISEEMIASPVVSEPSTVIVMNRPSLDKFEPQIKEGGNLFVNTSLIDKEPERDDINIIEVPANEIADELGNNKIANMAMLGAVIEELGLVDLTSIVNALEDKLSKRNRDLLPLNKKALDKGKELVG; this is encoded by the coding sequence ATGGAAACTGAAGAAATGATTTTGGCCGGTTTTGGTGGCCAAGGTGTTATGTTAATGGGCAAATTATTATGTCATGCTGGAATGAAAGAAAATAAAGAGGTATCTTGGATGCCTTCTTATGGTCCTGAGATGCGCGGAGGTACAGCAAATTGTACTGTTATTATTTCTGAGGAAATGATAGCATCACCTGTAGTATCTGAACCAAGTACAGTAATAGTTATGAATCGACCTTCTTTAGATAAATTTGAACCTCAGATTAAAGAAGGGGGAAATCTTTTTGTCAATACTTCTTTAATTGATAAAGAACCGGAACGTGATGATATTAATATTATTGAAGTACCTGCTAACGAGATAGCTGATGAATTAGGAAATAATAAAATTGCTAACATGGCAATGTTAGGAGCAGTAATAGAAGAGTTAGGTTTAGTAGATTTAACTTCAATTGTTAATGCCTTGGAGGACAAATTATCTAAACGAAATCGTGATTTACTGCCGTTAAATAAGAAGGCATTAGATAAAGGGAAAGAGTTAGTTGGCTAA
- a CDS encoding methyl-accepting chemotaxis protein: MERSEEDLSKTGEISLHKSLKVRVIGVIIGIMVLAILTLGFMINDSVSEGVSNLSEKRNLEIAKSMQAKTNAFFRRAEDTIKLASLNNAVKEANKAKMVKKFKKIKKEHSYFRLLYLGTKGGVMKEYPETDFDPGYDPRQRPWYKKAKQEGKLVWTDIYSDAATGDRMITVAMPVYDQQNDFVGVLAGDLSLHQLTQTIANVKFGEAGRVYLINDKGRLLAHPNEKLVKEKFDVEKLFNLDEVMSKKSGKVRYDYDGTAKLASYVKVDKINGALFASMPVNEVYSVRDSIRQKIIIFGFVVILLLSGIVYFINNKYLFKPIDNLVQKVFQVADGDLTVVTKTDRDDEIGQLQTALDGMSANLRKIVTDLKDIIEDLSAYSEELSASAQEGNAIVETSTENIEAMANSIQEISTSSQEVTSLAQEANSQAEVGNDKIEKVTDIKEINQVAKNAVSSINELDSNSEEIGKIVEMITNIAEQTNMLALNAAIEAARAGKHGQGFAVVAEEIRSLAEETAEATQEIDELIRDTQQKSKAGLKAVEGVEDKIQERKETLQETSEVFTRIKEAIENTSAHIQETSASTQNLAENSDQVEGASQEMKNMSEEISTSSQELANMAQELQKSIERFKV, from the coding sequence ATGGAAAGAAGCGAGGAGGATTTATCTAAAACCGGTGAAATAAGCTTACATAAGAGCTTGAAGGTGAGGGTTATTGGAGTAATAATTGGAATTATGGTTTTGGCAATTTTAACATTAGGATTTATGATTAATGATTCTGTTTCCGAAGGGGTAAGTAACTTATCAGAGAAACGAAATTTAGAAATAGCTAAATCTATGCAGGCTAAAACTAATGCCTTTTTTCGACGAGCAGAAGATACAATTAAGTTAGCTTCTCTTAATAATGCAGTTAAAGAAGCTAATAAGGCAAAAATGGTTAAGAAATTTAAGAAAATTAAAAAAGAACATTCTTATTTTCGACTTTTATATCTAGGGACTAAAGGAGGAGTAATGAAAGAATATCCGGAAACAGATTTTGATCCCGGTTATGATCCTCGACAGAGACCTTGGTATAAGAAAGCTAAACAAGAAGGAAAATTGGTTTGGACAGATATTTATTCTGATGCTGCTACAGGTGATCGTATGATCACAGTTGCTATGCCGGTTTATGATCAGCAGAATGATTTTGTTGGTGTTTTAGCAGGAGATTTATCATTGCATCAATTAACTCAGACTATAGCTAATGTGAAGTTTGGAGAGGCAGGAAGAGTTTATCTGATTAATGATAAAGGAAGGTTGTTAGCTCACCCTAATGAAAAGTTAGTAAAAGAAAAATTTGATGTAGAGAAGTTATTTAATTTAGATGAAGTTATGAGCAAGAAATCAGGGAAAGTACGATATGATTATGATGGAACTGCTAAATTGGCTTCTTATGTAAAAGTGGACAAGATTAATGGAGCTCTCTTTGCTTCGATGCCTGTTAATGAAGTTTATTCAGTGCGGGATAGTATAAGACAAAAAATTATTATTTTTGGTTTTGTTGTTATACTTTTATTGAGTGGCATTGTTTATTTCATTAATAATAAGTACTTGTTTAAGCCGATAGATAATTTAGTTCAGAAAGTATTCCAAGTTGCTGATGGCGATCTGACTGTTGTTACTAAAACTGATAGAGATGATGAAATTGGACAACTTCAGACAGCTTTAGATGGAATGAGTGCTAATTTACGGAAGATAGTTACTGATCTTAAGGATATAATTGAAGATCTGTCTGCTTATAGTGAGGAATTATCTGCTTCAGCTCAAGAAGGAAATGCAATAGTTGAGACTAGTACTGAAAATATTGAAGCAATGGCTAACAGTATTCAGGAAATTTCTACTAGTAGTCAAGAAGTAACTAGTTTAGCTCAGGAGGCTAATTCTCAAGCGGAAGTAGGAAATGATAAAATTGAGAAAGTTACTGATATTAAAGAAATTAATCAAGTAGCCAAAAATGCTGTAAGTAGTATTAATGAATTGGATTCTAACTCTGAGGAAATTGGTAAGATAGTAGAAATGATTACTAATATAGCTGAACAGACTAATATGTTAGCTTTGAATGCAGCAATTGAAGCGGCTAGAGCTGGGAAACATGGACAAGGATTTGCAGTAGTAGCTGAGGAAATTAGATCTTTAGCTGAAGAGACAGCTGAAGCAACACAAGAGATAGACGAGTTAATTAGAGATACGCAACAGAAGTCTAAAGCAGGATTAAAAGCAGTTGAAGGAGTGGAAGATAAAATTCAAGAGAGAAAAGAAACTCTACAAGAAACTTCTGAGGTCTTCACTCGAATTAAAGAAGCTATTGAGAATACTTCTGCTCATATTCAAGAGACTTCTGCTTCTACACAGAACTTGGCTGAAAATAGTGATCAGGTAGAGGGAGCATCTCAAGAGATGAAGAATATGTCTGAGGAGATAAGTACTTCGTCTCAAGAACTGGCTAATATGGCACAGGAATTACAGAAATCAATTGAGAGATTTAAAGTTTAA
- a CDS encoding sodium-dependent transporter, translating into MSVENNDGQWGSRVGFVLAAIGSAVGLGNIWRFSYMAYENGGGAFLIPYFFALLTAGIPILIMEFSFGHKMRGSAPFSFAKMDKKWEWLGWWQVLVSFVIATYYVVIIGWSLNYITFSFNRAWGENPEAFFFGDYLQLTDGISQIGGINFGVLISLLIVWGVSYIILYNGIEAGIEKASKIFMPLLALFMIIITIRGITLPGAMAGINKFLEPDFSALLNVKVWLAAYGQIFFTLSVGFAIMITYSSYLPKDSDIINNAFITALANSAFSFIVGIGVFGILGYMAAETGQPISKVVTSGIGLAFVAFPKAINMLPALRALFGVIFFLALSIAGFSSCVSILEAVIAAVRDKFDIGRKRAVNYVCLVGAGISLLYTTGAGLYFLDIVDHFINQFGIALAGFIECVIIGWFYKISTIREHANRLSDFPIGSWWDIMIKVVTPICLGIAFMQNTIKEFAAPYGGYPMKAIIKYGWAVAIGVIVLGIIMSLQSWKGKKSDDLISNKEVV; encoded by the coding sequence ATGTCAGTAGAAAATAATGATGGACAATGGGGTTCTAGAGTAGGATTTGTTTTAGCAGCGATTGGTTCAGCAGTAGGTTTAGGTAATATCTGGCGGTTTAGTTATATGGCCTATGAAAATGGAGGAGGAGCTTTTTTAATTCCTTACTTTTTTGCGTTATTAACAGCAGGAATTCCGATTTTAATTATGGAGTTTAGTTTTGGACATAAGATGCGTGGTTCAGCTCCATTCTCTTTTGCTAAGATGGATAAAAAATGGGAATGGTTAGGCTGGTGGCAAGTTTTAGTATCTTTTGTAATAGCTACTTATTATGTAGTAATTATCGGTTGGAGCTTAAATTATATTACTTTTTCCTTTAATAGAGCTTGGGGAGAAAACCCAGAAGCTTTTTTCTTTGGAGATTATCTTCAATTAACTGATGGTATTTCCCAGATTGGCGGTATTAATTTTGGTGTATTGATTAGTTTATTAATAGTCTGGGGAGTTAGTTATATAATTTTATATAATGGAATTGAAGCTGGAATTGAGAAGGCTTCTAAGATATTTATGCCTTTATTGGCTTTATTTATGATTATTATTACGATTAGAGGAATTACGCTTCCTGGTGCTATGGCTGGAATTAATAAGTTTTTAGAACCAGATTTCAGTGCTTTATTAAATGTTAAAGTCTGGCTAGCAGCTTATGGACAGATCTTTTTTACTTTAAGTGTTGGCTTTGCAATTATGATAACTTATTCAAGTTATTTACCTAAGGATTCAGATATAATCAATAATGCTTTTATTACTGCTTTAGCTAATAGTGCTTTCAGTTTTATTGTTGGGATTGGAGTTTTTGGAATTTTAGGTTATATGGCTGCTGAGACTGGCCAACCAATTTCTAAGGTAGTAACTAGTGGTATTGGATTGGCTTTTGTAGCTTTTCCAAAAGCAATTAATATGTTACCGGCTTTAAGAGCTTTATTTGGAGTAATTTTCTTTTTAGCTTTATCGATTGCCGGATTTTCTTCTTGTGTTTCTATTCTGGAAGCAGTAATAGCAGCAGTTAGAGATAAATTTGATATTGGACGTAAACGGGCTGTCAATTATGTCTGCTTAGTTGGAGCAGGAATTAGTTTGCTTTATACTACTGGAGCAGGTCTTTACTTTTTAGATATTGTAGATCACTTCATTAACCAGTTTGGAATAGCTCTTGCTGGGTTTATTGAATGTGTAATTATTGGCTGGTTTTATAAAATCAGTACTATCAGAGAGCATGCTAATAGATTATCTGATTTTCCTATCGGGTCTTGGTGGGATATTATGATTAAAGTAGTAACTCCTATTTGCTTAGGTATTGCTTTTATGCAGAATACAATTAAAGAATTTGCTGCTCCTTATGGAGGTTATCCAATGAAGGCTATAATTAAGTATGGTTGGGCAGTAGCAATTGGAGTTATTGTATTAGGAATAATTATGAGTCTTCAATCTTGGAAAGGTAAAAAATCTGATGATCTTATCTCTAATAAGGAGGTAGTGTAA
- a CDS encoding sigma-54 interaction domain-containing protein, with translation MKQIAIINSGEDLIDLKSKLEEVAKIELVKEIDFSVISKGKLDFDLTTVDIILSTVAKKDLRKYDGINTEKVKVLGATSIELLQYFVEDSNMLQKYKHRQRQQEIIINAIHDAMIAINQTGRITIINEAAKKLLGRDKEYINKPVSEVVPNTRLDKVLQTGEKEINQQQSLGEKSIITNRVPVRDKEGNIIAAVAIFRDITEVEKLAEELTNLKEMRSMLEAIINSTQDAISVVDEKGKGILINPAYTKITGLTEEDVIGKPATVDIAEGESMHYKVLETKEPVSGVKMKVGPQKREVIVNVSPILVEGELKGSVGVIHDVSQLQELSSELSKTKKRLRQLHAKYTFEDIIANDSQMLAAINLAKRVATTPATVLLQGESGTGKELFAHAIHNDSKRSQKEFIRVNCAAIAESLLESELFGYEEGAFTGARKGGKKGYFEEADGGTIFLDEISKLNLDTQAKLLRVLQEKEITKVGGTEARSVDVRVIVATNADLKQAVEEGDFREDLYYRLHVVPIFIPPLRDRKEDIPELVDNLLNKYNQEYGRVVKDISQPALDRLLAYNWPGNVRELENVIGRAMINIELDDLEIQADNLPALEITETKSSTQVTKKVIDNELEVESKTLQELVDDTEKQAVTAALDRTDGNRVKAAKLLGISVRTLYYKLEKFNLK, from the coding sequence TTGAAACAGATAGCAATTATTAATTCAGGAGAAGACTTAATAGATTTAAAATCTAAATTAGAAGAAGTAGCTAAAATTGAATTAGTAAAAGAAATTGATTTTTCAGTTATTTCTAAAGGAAAATTAGATTTTGATTTAACAACAGTGGACATTATTTTATCTACTGTAGCCAAGAAAGATTTGAGAAAATATGATGGAATAAATACTGAAAAAGTCAAAGTATTAGGAGCTACATCAATTGAGTTGTTGCAGTATTTCGTAGAAGATAGTAACATGCTGCAGAAATATAAACACCGTCAGCGTCAGCAGGAGATAATTATTAATGCTATTCATGATGCTATGATTGCTATTAATCAGACTGGGCGGATTACAATTATCAATGAAGCAGCAAAAAAATTATTGGGTAGAGATAAAGAATATATTAATAAACCTGTTAGCGAGGTAGTGCCTAATACTCGCTTAGATAAGGTATTACAAACAGGTGAGAAGGAAATTAATCAACAGCAGTCATTAGGAGAGAAGTCAATAATTACTAATCGGGTACCAGTACGAGATAAAGAAGGAAATATTATAGCTGCAGTAGCTATTTTTAGAGATATTACAGAAGTAGAGAAGTTAGCTGAAGAGCTAACAAATTTGAAAGAAATGCGGAGTATGTTAGAGGCAATTATTAATTCTACTCAGGATGCTATTTCAGTAGTCGATGAAAAAGGAAAGGGGATTTTAATTAATCCGGCTTATACTAAGATAACTGGTTTAACAGAAGAAGATGTAATTGGCAAACCAGCTACTGTTGATATTGCTGAAGGGGAAAGTATGCATTATAAAGTATTAGAAACGAAGGAACCAGTTTCAGGAGTTAAAATGAAAGTAGGACCGCAAAAACGAGAAGTGATTGTTAATGTTTCACCGATTTTGGTTGAAGGTGAACTAAAGGGGAGTGTAGGTGTAATTCATGATGTATCTCAGCTACAGGAATTGAGCAGTGAATTATCTAAAACAAAAAAACGTTTGCGACAATTACATGCTAAATATACATTCGAAGACATTATTGCTAATGATTCTCAAATGCTGGCTGCTATTAATTTAGCTAAACGTGTTGCTACAACTCCAGCTACTGTTTTATTGCAAGGAGAGAGTGGAACGGGGAAGGAACTTTTTGCCCATGCTATTCATAATGATAGCAAGAGATCCCAAAAGGAATTTATTCGCGTCAATTGTGCGGCAATTGCAGAGTCACTTTTAGAGAGTGAGCTATTTGGTTATGAAGAAGGAGCTTTTACTGGAGCCCGCAAGGGAGGTAAGAAAGGATACTTTGAGGAAGCGGATGGGGGAACTATTTTTTTAGATGAGATTAGCAAGTTGAATCTTGATACACAAGCGAAACTGCTTAGAGTATTGCAAGAAAAGGAAATAACTAAAGTTGGAGGTACAGAAGCTAGAAGTGTAGATGTTCGGGTGATTGTAGCTACTAATGCTGATTTGAAGCAGGCTGTAGAGGAAGGAGATTTTAGAGAGGACTTGTATTACCGATTGCATGTGGTTCCAATTTTTATTCCACCTCTTCGAGATAGAAAAGAAGATATTCCAGAGCTTGTTGATAATCTTCTCAATAAGTATAATCAAGAGTACGGTCGGGTAGTTAAAGATATTTCTCAGCCGGCTTTAGATAGATTGTTGGCTTATAATTGGCCTGGTAACGTAAGAGAGTTAGAGAATGTTATTGGTAGAGCTATGATTAATATTGAATTAGATGATTTAGAGATTCAAGCTGATAATTTACCTGCTTTAGAGATAACAGAAACTAAGTCTTCTACTCAAGTAACTAAAAAGGTCATAGATAATGAATTAGAAGTAGAATCAAAGACACTACAGGAACTGGTTGATGATACTGAGAAACAAGCAGTTACTGCTGCTTTGGATAGAACCGATGGTAATCGAGTAAAAGCTGCTAAATTATTGGGGATTTCTGTTAGAACTTTATACTATAAGCTGGAGAAGTTTAATTTGAAATAA